A stretch of Triticum aestivum cultivar Chinese Spring chromosome 1D, IWGSC CS RefSeq v2.1, whole genome shotgun sequence DNA encodes these proteins:
- the LOC123161008 gene encoding F-box protein At5g49610-like — protein sequence MDSKKVLTDASLTDDLVVKILSRVPFKSFCRFKCVCKAWLAFSSDPHYRHKLPKIPTGLFHGCKGGSVAQLVSLSRNDEEIDGGLTFLPHREHLKFVDCCNGLVLCKYKSNCIPPNICRFIVCNPATREWRTLPDTHPDPYTMDYTYKAFLAFDPSWSAQFYVFNFQEKFDEMPIGINKLEVFSSDLSTWIVDAAWSSRLLQCAFPGESSDTAEVFSLDAHHSYEWSLKRRVSLRDALGRDVFFHNDEWPRRLGYRIAALDLERGVIILVDKEQMKLLSYNINTGKLRKIQDDCRTTTDYRYYVACYSKLPG from the exons ATGGACTCTAAGAAGGTGCTTACTGATGCTAGTCTAACCGATGACCTAGTGGTGAAAATCCTTTCTCGGGTGCCTTTCAAGTCCTTTTGCCGCTTCAAATGTGTTTGCAAGGCCTGGCTTGCCTTCTCCTCGGACCCACACTACCGCCATAAACTGCCAAAAATTCCCACCGGTCTTTTTCATGGATGCAAAGGTGGGTCTGTTGCCCAGCTTGTTAGTCTGTCACGAAATGATGAGGAAATTGATGGAGGTCTTACGTTCTTGCCGCACCGTGAACATTTAAAATTTGTGGATTGCTGCAATGGCCTAGTTCTTTGTAAGTATAAGAGCAACTGTATTCCTCCAAATATTTGCCGCTTCATCGTGTGCAACCCTGCAACACGAGAGTGGAGGACGCTTCCTGATACTCACCCTGACCCTTACACAATGGATTACACATATAAAGCTTTTTTGGCCTTCGATCCATCATGGTCAGCACAGTTCTATGTCTTCAACTTTCAGGAGAAGTTTGACGAAATGCCAATTGGCATCAACAAACTTGAGGTGTTCTCGTCTGACCTATCCACTTGGATTGTGGATGCTGCATGGAGTTCGC GGTTATTGCAGTGTGCATTTCCAGGGGAGAGCAGTGATACAGCTGAAGTTTTCAGTCTTGATGCTCACCATTCTTATGAGTGGTCTTTGAAGCGTCGTGTTAGTCTGAGAGATGCACTTGGAAGGGATGTCTTCTTTCACAATGATGAATGGCCGCGTCGGCTTGGTTATCGGATTGCCGCTCTTGATTTGGAAAGAGGGGTCATCATCCTTGTTGACAAGGAACAAATGAAGCTTTTGTCATACAACATCAACACTGGGAAACTTAGAAAGATCCAGGATGATTGCCGTACTACTACTGACTACCGTTATTATGTGGCATGCTACTCAAAACTTCCAGGCTGA